From a region of the Salarias fasciatus chromosome 6, fSalaFa1.1, whole genome shotgun sequence genome:
- the si:dkey-237i9.1 gene encoding SEC14-like protein 1 isoform X1: MVQKYQSPVRVYKHPFELVMAAYERRFPTCHLIPMFVASDVVDEETSEDGATHKIERRCALDVDAPRLLKRIAGVDYVYFIQRNTLNRKERTLHIESHNETFSNRVIIHETCCYSVHPDNEDWTCFEQTASLDIKSFFGFESTVEKIAMKQYASSIKKGKEIIEFYLKELEDEGITHVPRWSPSALPQLLPRPSSLSASAPALPKPAAAPAASVPPAADARDGAAHDAKQDGGALPADGQSETSAGTPDDKLDADYIKRYLGDLTPLQESCLIRLRQWLQETHKGKIPKDEHILRFLRARDFNMDRAREILCQSLTWRKQHQVDYLLETWTSPQVLQDFYTGGWHHHDRDGRPLYILRLGQMDTKGLVRALGEESLLRHVLSINEEGLRRCEENTKVFGRPISCWTCLVDLEGLNMRHLWRPGVKALLRIIEVVEANYPETLGRLLILRAPRVFPVLWTLVSPFIDENTRKKFLIYAGNDYQGPGGLLDYIDKEIIPDFLGGECMCEVPEGGLVPKSMYRTAEELENEDVRLWTETIYQSASIFKGAPHELLIQIIDASSVITWDFDVCKGDVVFNIYHSKRAPQPPRKDPLGTHGIASPGGNNVQLIDKSWTLGQDYSMVESPLTCKEGESVQGSHITRWPGFYILQWKFHSMPACSATNLPRVDDVLATLQVSSHKCKVMYYTEVLGSEDFRTACCDVQSLGSMTSLESSHSGFSQLSAATTSSNQSQSSSMISR; encoded by the exons ATGGTGCAGAAGTACCAGTCGCCCGTGCGGGTGTACAAGCATCCCTTCGAGCTGGTGATGGCG GCTTACGAGCGCCGCTTCCCCACGTGCCACCTCATCCCCATGTTCGTGGCGAGCGACGTGGTGGACGAGGAGACCAGCGAGGACGGCGCCACGCACAAGATCGAGCGCCGCTGCGCCCTGGACGTGGACGCTCCGCGGCTGCTGAAGAGA ATCGCGGGCGTGGACTACGTCTACTTCATCCAGAGGAACACGCTGAACCGGAAGGAGCGGACGCTGCACATCGAGTCCCACAACGAGACCTTCTCCAACAGGGTCATCATCCACGAGACCTGCTGCTACTCG gtcCACCCGGACAATGAGGACTGGACGTGCTTTGAGCAGACCGCCAGTCTGGACATCAAGTCTTTCTTTGGCTTCGAGAGCACGGTGGAGAAGATCGCCATGAAGCAGTACGCCAGCAGCATCAAGAAG GGAAAAGAGATCATCGAGTTCtacctgaaggagctggaggacgaagGCATCACCCACGTCCCCCGCTGGAGTCCCTCCGCCCTCCCCCAGCTGCTCCCCAGGCCCAGCAGCCTCTCCGCCAGCGCGCCCGCCCTCCCCAAACCCGCCGCCGCGCCCGCCGCCTCCGTCCCGCCGGCCGCCGACGCCAGGGACGGCGCCGCGCACGACGCCAAGCAGGACGGCGGCGCGCTGCCGGCGGACGGCCAATCGGAAACCTCGGCCGGCACACCTGATG ACAAGCTGGATGCAGACTACATCAAGCGCTACCTGGGCGACCTGACGCCGCTGCAGGAGAGCTGCCTGATCCGCCTGCGCCAGTGGCTGCAGGAGACGCACAAGGGGAAG ATCCCTAAAGACGAGCACATCCTGCGCTTCCTGCGAGCGCGGGACTTCAACATGGACCGGGCGCGGGAGATCCTGTGCCAGTCCCTGACCTGGAGGAAGCAGCACCAGGTGGACTACCTGCTGGAGACCTGGACCTCCCCTCAGGTGCTGCAGGACTTCTACACGGGCGGCTGGCACCACCACGACAGAG ACGGCCGTCCTCTCTACATCCTGAGGCTGGGACAGATGGACACCAAGGGGCTGGTCCGCGCTCTGGGAGAGGAGTCTCTGCTCAGACAC GTGCTGTCCATCAACGAGGAGGGTCTGAGGCGCTGCGAGGAGAACACCAAGGTGTTCGGCCGGCCCATCAG CTGCTGGACCTGCCTGGTGGATCTGGAGGGGCTGAACATGCGTCACCTGTGGCGGCCCGGGGTCAAGGCGCTGCTGAGGATCATCGAGGTGGTGGAGGCCAACTACCCCGAGACCCTGGGCCGGCTGCTGATCCTGAGAGCGCCCAGGGTCTTCCCAGTGCTCTGGACCCTG GTGAGCCCGTTCATCGACGAGAACACCCGGAAGAAGTTCCTCATCTACGCAGGCAACGACTACCAGGGTCCGGGGGGGCTGCTGGACTACATCGACAAGGAGATCATCCCCGACTTCCTGGGAGGGGAGTGCATG TGCGAGGTGCCCGAGGGCGGCCTGGTGCCCAAGTCCATGTACCGCACGGCCGAGGAGCTGGAGAACGAGGACGTCCGCCTGTGGACCGAGACCATCTACCAGAGCGCCAGCATCTTCAAGGGAGCGCCCCACGAG ctgctcatcCAGATCATCGACGCCTCCTCCGTCATCACCTGGGACTTCGACGTGTGCAAAGGCGACGTGGTTTTCAACATCTACCACTCCAAGCGAGCCCCCCAGCCGCCCCGCAAAGACCCCCTGGGGACCCACGGCATCGCCTCGCCCGGGGGCAACAACGTCCAGCTCATCGACAAGTCCTGGACCCTGGGCCAGGACTACAGCATGGTGGAGTCGCCGCTCACCTGCAAGGAGGGCGAGAGCGTCCAG GGCTCTCACATCACGCGCTGGCCGGGGTTCTACATCCTGCAGTGGAAGTTCCACAGCATGCCGGCCTGCTCGGCCACCAACCTGCCCCGGGTGGACGACGTGCTGGCCACGCTGCAGGTCTCCTCCCACAAGTGCAAAGTCATGTACTACACCGAGGTGCTGGGCTCCGAGGACTTCAG AACGGCTTGCTGTGATGTGCAGAGTCT gggTTCGATGACGAGTTTGGAGTCGAGCCACAGCGGTTTCTCTCAGCTCAGCGCCGCCACCACGTCCTCCAACCAGTCCCAGTCCAGCTCCATGATCTCCAGGTAG
- the si:dkey-237i9.1 gene encoding SEC14-like protein 1 isoform X2 → MVQKYQSPVRVYKHPFELVMAAYERRFPTCHLIPMFVASDVVDEETSEDGATHKIERRCALDVDAPRLLKRIAGVDYVYFIQRNTLNRKERTLHIESHNETFSNRVIIHETCCYSVHPDNEDWTCFEQTASLDIKSFFGFESTVEKIAMKQYASSIKKGKEIIEFYLKELEDEGITHVPRWSPSALPQLLPRPSSLSASAPALPKPAAAPAASVPPAADARDGAAHDAKQDGGALPADGQSETSAGTPDDKLDADYIKRYLGDLTPLQESCLIRLRQWLQETHKGKIPKDEHILRFLRARDFNMDRAREILCQSLTWRKQHQVDYLLETWTSPQVLQDFYTGGWHHHDRDGRPLYILRLGQMDTKGLVRALGEESLLRHVLSINEEGLRRCEENTKVFGRPISCWTCLVDLEGLNMRHLWRPGVKALLRIIEVVEANYPETLGRLLILRAPRVFPVLWTLVSPFIDENTRKKFLIYAGNDYQGPGGLLDYIDKEIIPDFLGGECMCEVPEGGLVPKSMYRTAEELENEDVRLWTETIYQSASIFKGAPHELLIQIIDASSVITWDFDVCKGDVVFNIYHSKRAPQPPRKDPLGTHGIASPGGNNVQLIDKSWTLGQDYSMVESPLTCKEGESVQGSHITRWPGFYILQWKFHSMPACSATNLPRVDDVLATLQVSSHKCKVMYYTEVLGSEDFRGSMTSLESSHSGFSQLSAATTSSNQSQSSSMISR, encoded by the exons ATGGTGCAGAAGTACCAGTCGCCCGTGCGGGTGTACAAGCATCCCTTCGAGCTGGTGATGGCG GCTTACGAGCGCCGCTTCCCCACGTGCCACCTCATCCCCATGTTCGTGGCGAGCGACGTGGTGGACGAGGAGACCAGCGAGGACGGCGCCACGCACAAGATCGAGCGCCGCTGCGCCCTGGACGTGGACGCTCCGCGGCTGCTGAAGAGA ATCGCGGGCGTGGACTACGTCTACTTCATCCAGAGGAACACGCTGAACCGGAAGGAGCGGACGCTGCACATCGAGTCCCACAACGAGACCTTCTCCAACAGGGTCATCATCCACGAGACCTGCTGCTACTCG gtcCACCCGGACAATGAGGACTGGACGTGCTTTGAGCAGACCGCCAGTCTGGACATCAAGTCTTTCTTTGGCTTCGAGAGCACGGTGGAGAAGATCGCCATGAAGCAGTACGCCAGCAGCATCAAGAAG GGAAAAGAGATCATCGAGTTCtacctgaaggagctggaggacgaagGCATCACCCACGTCCCCCGCTGGAGTCCCTCCGCCCTCCCCCAGCTGCTCCCCAGGCCCAGCAGCCTCTCCGCCAGCGCGCCCGCCCTCCCCAAACCCGCCGCCGCGCCCGCCGCCTCCGTCCCGCCGGCCGCCGACGCCAGGGACGGCGCCGCGCACGACGCCAAGCAGGACGGCGGCGCGCTGCCGGCGGACGGCCAATCGGAAACCTCGGCCGGCACACCTGATG ACAAGCTGGATGCAGACTACATCAAGCGCTACCTGGGCGACCTGACGCCGCTGCAGGAGAGCTGCCTGATCCGCCTGCGCCAGTGGCTGCAGGAGACGCACAAGGGGAAG ATCCCTAAAGACGAGCACATCCTGCGCTTCCTGCGAGCGCGGGACTTCAACATGGACCGGGCGCGGGAGATCCTGTGCCAGTCCCTGACCTGGAGGAAGCAGCACCAGGTGGACTACCTGCTGGAGACCTGGACCTCCCCTCAGGTGCTGCAGGACTTCTACACGGGCGGCTGGCACCACCACGACAGAG ACGGCCGTCCTCTCTACATCCTGAGGCTGGGACAGATGGACACCAAGGGGCTGGTCCGCGCTCTGGGAGAGGAGTCTCTGCTCAGACAC GTGCTGTCCATCAACGAGGAGGGTCTGAGGCGCTGCGAGGAGAACACCAAGGTGTTCGGCCGGCCCATCAG CTGCTGGACCTGCCTGGTGGATCTGGAGGGGCTGAACATGCGTCACCTGTGGCGGCCCGGGGTCAAGGCGCTGCTGAGGATCATCGAGGTGGTGGAGGCCAACTACCCCGAGACCCTGGGCCGGCTGCTGATCCTGAGAGCGCCCAGGGTCTTCCCAGTGCTCTGGACCCTG GTGAGCCCGTTCATCGACGAGAACACCCGGAAGAAGTTCCTCATCTACGCAGGCAACGACTACCAGGGTCCGGGGGGGCTGCTGGACTACATCGACAAGGAGATCATCCCCGACTTCCTGGGAGGGGAGTGCATG TGCGAGGTGCCCGAGGGCGGCCTGGTGCCCAAGTCCATGTACCGCACGGCCGAGGAGCTGGAGAACGAGGACGTCCGCCTGTGGACCGAGACCATCTACCAGAGCGCCAGCATCTTCAAGGGAGCGCCCCACGAG ctgctcatcCAGATCATCGACGCCTCCTCCGTCATCACCTGGGACTTCGACGTGTGCAAAGGCGACGTGGTTTTCAACATCTACCACTCCAAGCGAGCCCCCCAGCCGCCCCGCAAAGACCCCCTGGGGACCCACGGCATCGCCTCGCCCGGGGGCAACAACGTCCAGCTCATCGACAAGTCCTGGACCCTGGGCCAGGACTACAGCATGGTGGAGTCGCCGCTCACCTGCAAGGAGGGCGAGAGCGTCCAG GGCTCTCACATCACGCGCTGGCCGGGGTTCTACATCCTGCAGTGGAAGTTCCACAGCATGCCGGCCTGCTCGGCCACCAACCTGCCCCGGGTGGACGACGTGCTGGCCACGCTGCAGGTCTCCTCCCACAAGTGCAAAGTCATGTACTACACCGAGGTGCTGGGCTCCGAGGACTTCAG gggTTCGATGACGAGTTTGGAGTCGAGCCACAGCGGTTTCTCTCAGCTCAGCGCCGCCACCACGTCCTCCAACCAGTCCCAGTCCAGCTCCATGATCTCCAGGTAG